In Oryza sativa Japonica Group chromosome 2, ASM3414082v1, the following are encoded in one genomic region:
- the LOC4329440 gene encoding protein indeterminate-domain 16, producing the protein MLTSTPPLFSAMEHHHHHVRPDGELRLLLLPATAPTTPRDDDGAAATLFPPAQPPRDHPQLDLSLSIRIGPPPPPPSHTRTATATAQAQAGQQKKASAAAGFDDGDGDDVRALKQQAAEQARLASAERAYAERVMELARRELEVAEREFARARAIWERARGEVHKVERMKEVAAARRIGAAALEITCHACMQRFHS; encoded by the coding sequence ATGCTCACCTCCACTCCTCCACTCTTCTCCGCCAtggagcaccaccaccaccatgtcAGGCCGGACGGCGAgctccggctcctcctcctccccgccacgGCACCCACCACgccccgcgacgacgacggagccgccgccaccttgttcccgccggcgcagccgccgcgcgaCCACCCGCAGCTCGACCTGAGCCTGTCCATCCGcattgggccgccgccgccgccgccgtcgcacacgcgcacggcgacggcgacggcgcaggcgcaggCCGGCCAGCAGAAgaaagcatcagcagcagcgggcttcgacgacggcgacggcgacgacgtgcgGGCGCTGAAGCAGcaggcggcggagcaggcgcGGCTGGCGTCGGCGGAGCGCGCGTACGCGGAGCGCGTGATGGAGCTGGCGCGGCGGGAGCTGGAGGTGGCGGAGCGGGAgttcgcccgcgcgcgcgccatctGGGAGCGCGCCCGCGGCGAGGTGCACAAGGTGGAGCGCATGaaggaggtcgccgccgctcgccgcatcggcgccgccgcgctcgagaTCACCTGCCACGCTTGCATGCAGCGCTTCCACTCCTAG